Proteins co-encoded in one Medicago truncatula cultivar Jemalong A17 chromosome 8, MtrunA17r5.0-ANR, whole genome shotgun sequence genomic window:
- the LOC25501037 gene encoding molybdopterin synthase catalytic subunit, with protein MAAEDDKDLIEIVENLNSIDVAKYMNFVSAPQAGAVATFSGTTRDTFDGKTVVELIYEAYIPMAIRCIKSVCSSARESWNLHSVAVAHRLGTVPVGGTSVFIAVSSVHRADALEACRYLIDEIKATVPIWKKEVYSNGEVWKENTEFLEKRSELGKKDVVADCSVKKSEIKEEKNL; from the coding sequence ATGGCTGCCGAAGATGATAAGGATCTTATTGAAATCGTTGAAAACTTGAACTCAATCGATGTTGctaaatatatgaattttgtcAGTGCCCCACAAGCTGGTGCTGTAGCTACATTTTCAGGCACCACTCGTGACACTTTTGACGGAAAAACAGTTGTGGAGTTGATATACGAAGCTTACATTCCAATGGCAATACGTTGTATCAAGTCCGTCTGTTCATCTGCTAGAGAATCCTGGAATCTACATTCCGTTGCTGTTGCTCACCGGCTAGGTACAGTACCTGTTGGAGGAACGAGTGTCTTCATTGCAGTGTCATCTGTCCACAGGGCTGATGCGCTTGAGGCATGTAGATATTTGATAGATGAGATAAAAGCAACAGTTCCTATTTGGAAAAAAGAGGTTTATTCAAATGGCGAGGTCTGGAAAGAGAACACCGAATTCTTGGAGAAAAGGTCTGAGCTTGGTAAAAAGGATGTAGTTGCAGATTGCTCTGTGAAAAAGTCAGAaattaaggaagaaaaaaacctCTAA